In the Euphorbia lathyris chromosome 5, ddEupLath1.1, whole genome shotgun sequence genome, one interval contains:
- the LOC136229841 gene encoding disease resistance protein RPP2A-like gives MVYYCGGIPLALEVLGSSLCGQSLAVWNSRLEKLKVIANDDIQSKLRISYDSLNETEQLIFLDIVCFFIGYDKEYVLKILDGCGFFPVQGISTLMRRCLVKVGSNDKLVMHNLLREMGRGIVRQENAIDPGERSRLWDYEDVVDVLTDKMGTTAVEGLVLNEPGLKHTWMTKSFKKMKMLRLLQLNYVGLKGSYDHISTKLRWLCWREFPSEYMPSDLSLKNLIALDMRHSSLKQFIESGQSATKLKFLNLNHSHELVGIPDFEGCQSLEKLMLKDCTRLENIGDTVGLLSNLLFLNFQDCKSLKNLPGSIGGLKALERLDMSGCSKLEELPNSIGNLTHLTFLSLENCEKLGHLPGSSSNNNNNNKALVPK, from the exons ATGGTGTACTATTGTGGGGGAATTCCTTTAGCTCTTGAAGTTTTGGGTTCTTCTTTATGCGGCCAAAGTCTTGCAGTGTGGAATAGCAGATTGGAAAAGCTCAAAGTGATTGCCAATGATGATATTCAAAGCAAACTTCGAATAAGTTATGATTCTCTTAACGAAACTGAACAACTTATATTTCTTGACATTGTATGTTTCTTCATCGGGTACGATAAGGAGTATGTGCTGAAGATACTAGATGGATGTGGTTTCTTCCCAGTTCAGGGCATCAGTACCCTTATGCGGAGATGTCTTGTCAAAGTTGGCTCTAATGATAAGTTGGTGATGCACAATTTGCTTCGAGAAATGGGAAGAGGGATCGTCCGCCAAGAGAATGCCATAGATCCCGGGGAGCGTAGTAGATTATGGGATTATGAAGATGTAGTAGATGTTTTAACAGATAAAATG GGTACAACTGCAGTAGAAGGCCTTGTTTTGAACGAGCCAGGATTAAAACACACATGGATGACCAAGAGTTTCAAGAAGATGAAAATGCTAAGGCTGCTTCAGCTTAACTATGTTGGCCTAAAAGGAAGTTACGATCATATCTCTACCAAGTTAAGGTGGTTGTGCTGGCGGGAATTTCCTTCGGAATATATGCCTTCAGATCTCAGTCTCAAAAATCTGATTGCTCTTGATATGCGACACAGCAGCCTAAAACAGTTTATCGAATCAGGACAG TCGGCAACAAAACTGAAATTCCTTAACCTCAACCACTCTCACGAGCTTGTTGGAATCCCTGATTTTGAGGGCTGCCAAAGTCTCGAGAAGCTGATGCTAAAAGATTGCACTAGATTGGAAAATATTGGTGACACAGTTGGACTTCTTTCTAATCTTCTCTTCTTGAATTTTCAAGATTGCAAGAGCCTTAAGAATCTTCCAGGAAGTATAGGTGGACTAAAAGCACTTGAACGACTTGATATGTCAGGCTGCTCCAAACTTGAAGAGCTCCCCAACTCGATTGGAAACCTAACTCACCTAACATTTTTGTCTTTGGAAAACTGTGAGAAACTTGGGCATCTTCCGGGAAGcagcagcaacaacaacaacaacaacaaagccttagtcccgaaatga
- the LOC136229840 gene encoding disease resistance-like protein DSC1, protein MSGCLKLENLPESTGYFDSLLSWNLQDCNNLENFPSNIFGLRSLQRLNMSGCSKLKELPQELGNMESLVALILDEIGVNSLPESIRKIKRLKHLSLRECPLIFSRGNSSDISKILPYSLKKLDLSYCNIMDGVIPNALDGFSFLRDLKLCGNKFTRLPTSICSLPKLKLLHLSDCRMLRSIPLLPSSVQNINAEYCSSLESIDLRNFDGDSNLDLEGCVNLTNMEGYFNTEPLEVKIAEKLLGSSVSDWIRNFSVRKIDNHAKADKKCPPQAVSEMGMYSIFLPGSQIPTWFSHQNEGDTVSLNVPQLDPSSTITGVITFGVYAWKGNCDVYNCAPYITITNRTKMFQWAYNPLVTFFSSDVEQDMSWMCYWMFDNHKNDADRVDTGWRFKDETEQGDEVEFSLDMGFGVDVKMCGIHLLCLQPNNRGSLSDELAMVSSATSRHQNRFDFSSSETLTKESDGELTFSCDDPPDTEELDQWLYYRREKLHEMSLMNKRAYEDC, encoded by the exons ATGTCAGGCTGCTTGAAACTTGAGAACTTGCCCGAGTCTACTGGATATTTTGATTCCCTTCTTTCCTGGAACTTGCAAGACTGCAACAATCTAGAGAACTTCCCTAGCAACATTTTCGGGCTAAGATCACTTCAAAGACTTAACATGTCAGGCTGCTCAAAACTCAAGGAATTGCCGCAGGAACTAGGGAATATGGAATCCTTGGTTGCTCTTATTCTTGATGAAATTGGTGTAAATTCTCTGCCTGAGAGCATCAGAAAAATTAAAAGGCTCAAACATTTGAGTTTGCGCGAATGTCCTCTTATCTTTTCACGTGGAAACAGTTCAGATATTAGCAAAATTTTACCATATTCTCTAAAAAAGTTGGATCTCAGCTACTGTAACATAATGGATGGTGTGATTCCCAATGCTCTTGATGGATTTTCTTTCTTGAGAGACTTGAAATTATGTGGAAACAAGTTCACAAGGTTACCGACTAGTATATGCAGTCTGCCAAAACTTAAACTGCTTCACTTGAGTGACTGTAGAATGCTTCGATCTATACCGCTGCTACCTTCAAGTGTTCAGAACATAAATGCTGAATACTGTTCATCATTGGAAAGCATTGATCTAAGGAACTTCGACGGAGATTCAAACTTAGACCTCGAGGGTTGtgtaaatttaacaaatatGGAAGGCTATTTCAACACGGAACCATTAGAAGTTAAAATTGCTGAAAAACTTCTTGGAAGCTCAGTCTCTGACTGGATTAGAAATTTTTCAGTGCGTAAGATAGACAATCATGCAAAGGCGGATAAGAAGTGTCCTCCACAG GCTGTTTCCGAGATGGGTATGTACAGCATTTTCTTACCAGGCAGTCAAATTCCAACATGGTTCAGCCATCAAAATGAAGGTGATACTGTGTCCTTGAATGTTCCTCAACTCGATCCGAGTTCAACCATCACCGGAGTTATTACATTTGGTGTCTACGCATGGAAAGGAAACTGTGACGTATACAACTGTGCACCCTACATCACAATCACTAACAGAACCAAAATGTTTCAATGGGCATATAATCCATTAGTCACCTTCTTTTCAAGTGATGTTGAGCAAGATATGAGTTGGATGTGCTACTGGATGTTCGACAATCACAAGAATGATGCTGATCGAGTCGATACAGGGTGGCGATTTAAGGATGAAACGGAACAAGGGGATGAAGTCGAGTTTTCACTTGACATGGGGTTCGGAGTTGATGTCAAAATGTGTGGCATCCACTTGCTTTGCCTGCAGCCTAACAACCGTGGCTCGCTATCAGATGAGCTAGCAATGGTTTCTTCTGCAACATCCAGACATCAAAACAGGTTCGACTTTAGTTCTTCTGAAACGTTAACAAAGGAGAGCGATGGAGAATTAACATTCTCATGTGACGACCCACCTGATACTGAGGAACTTGACCA GTGGTTATACTATAGGAGGGAAAAGTTACACGAAATGAGTTTAATGAATAAGAGAGCATATGAAGACTGCTAA
- the LOC136231018 gene encoding uncharacterized protein, whose product MVGLQKGNSNGNRTGNKPYGLMLLLAFGAALLGVMTIHKLRERRIFNLLVKEKDHQLISLQLLLQKEREYTKEMKKKAEEMKTKIYSLRNQNMETDRRILELQSTIHSLKDERKILESALDEKRTEIKANQKKIIRKENNPQVTALMERLKQKEAEIEDLKRHLESSVRRSSNGKPNFNLTGNSVGNETRVSQSKVETGELYDSTNNSNGVNPLERGNTSTVESENAGRFENRSESKGGLRVNGENNTANAAEKLVNTGDTDSGMRSAHGQENTVARDEQMGLKNSEQDEGQGTLRRSAYSQENKVARDERMGVKNSEQDEGQGTLRRSAYSQENKVARDEQMGLKTSEQDEDQGALKGGQKLEMANKSRTSNGRTKSKYAKETRWRKLARNRRLVNSRNDENDEHEGIGKRKIPVDNKNHQSDEEEATKLEDLSNAKLLKFRKPDYLKDAKNVPVIEDTVQHLEKLQANGSLDDEATGNRSNATKESSDSNSDSELDQENYGRGMKMQDKAAQANDVKDEMQEADNETVKVTAEFDRELVPDDLEENKEDYKEETEESEF is encoded by the exons ATGGTGGGATTACAGAAAGGAAACAGCAATGGAAACAGAACCGGAAACAAGCCATATGGGTTAATGTTACTTCTAGCATTTGGAGCTGCTTTGCTAGGAGTTATGACTATTCATAAacttagagagagaagaatcTTCAATCTTCTTGTTAAAGAGAAAGATCATCAACTCATTTCtcttcagcttcttcttcag AAAGAAAGAGAATACACcaaagaaatgaaaaagaagGCTGAGGAGATGAAAACAAAGATATACTCTCTCAGGAATCAAAATATGGAGACAGATAGAAGAATTCTAGAGTTGCAGTCCACAATTCATTCTCTAAAGGATGAAAGGAAGATCTTAGAGTCCGCATTAGACGAGAAGCGGACCGAGATCAAAGCGAATCAAAAGAAAATCATTCGGAAAGAAAATAATCCTCAAGTAACAGCTTTAATGGAGAGGTTGAAGCAAAAGGAAGCTGAGATTGAAGATTTGAAGCGCCATTTGGAAAGTTCGGTTAGGAGATCATCGAACGGAAAACCGAATTTCAACTTGACTGGAAATTCGGTAGGTAATGAGACACGGGTGAGTCAGAGTAAAGTTGAGACTGGTGAATTGTATGACTCTACAAACAACAGCAATGGTGTGAATCCGTTGGAGCGAGGTAACACGAGTACAGTAGAGAGTGAGAATGCTGGCAGATTTGAGAACAGAAGTGAAAGCAAGGGAGGTTTAAGAGTAAATGGGGAAAATAATACAGCAAATGCAGCTGAGAAACTAGTAAATACAGGCGATACTGATTCCGGAATGAGATCAGCACACGGTCAAGAGAATACAGTTGCTAGAGATGAGCAGATGGGACTTAAAAATTCCGAACAAGACGAGGGCCAAGGGACATTAAGGAGATCAGCATACAGTCAAGAGAATAAAGTTGCTAGAGATGAGCGGATGGGAGTTAAAAATTCCGAACAAGATGAGGGCCAAGGGACATTAAGGAGATCAGCATACAGTCAAGAGAATAAAGTTGCTAGAGATGAGCAGATGGGACTTAAAACTTCCGAACAAGACGAGGACCAAGGAGCGTTAAAGGGCGGGCAGAAGTTGGAAATGGCAAACAAATCTAGAACTTCCAACGGTAGGACAAAGAGTAAATATGCCAAAGAAACGCGGTGGAGAAAGCTTGCTAGGAACAGGAGACTTGTAAACAGCAGAAATGACGAAAACGATGAACATGAGGGCAtcggaaaaagaaaaattccgGTGGATAATAAGAATCACCAGAGTGATGAAGAAGAAGCAACAAAGCTAGAAGATTTATCTAATGCAAAGTTACTCAAATTCCGGAAACCTGACTACTTAAAAGATGCGAAAAACGTACCTGTAATAGAGGACACAGTTCAACATCTGGAGAAATTGCAGGCAAATGGAAGTTTAGATGATGAAGCCACTGGTAACAGAAGCAATGCCACCAAAGAGAGCTCCGATTCCAACTCTGACTCGGAGCTGGACCAAGAAAACTATGGCAGAGGTATGAAGATGCAAGATAAAGCTGCACAAGCAAATGATGTCAAGGATGAAATGCAAGAAGCAGACAATGAAACTGTTAAGGTCACTGCAGAATTTGACAGGGAACTAGTTCCTGATGATttggaagaaaataaagaagattaCAAAGAAGAAACAGAAGAATCTGAGTTCTAg